GCCGAAGATCGCCTGGAACGGCGAGCTCATGAGATTGCCGCGTCCCATCCGGTGCGTGGAGTACGCCAGGGCCAGCCCCACGACGGAGTAGATGGCCCACGGGTGCAGACCCCAGTGGAAGAGGGTGTACGCCATGGCGGTCTCGGCCGCGTCCGCGCTGCCAGGCACCGAGTCGACGAACGGTGGGGGACTGGCCATGTGGGTGACGGGCTCGTAGACGCCGAAGAACATCAGGCCGATGCCCATCCCGGCGCTGAACATCATCGCGATCCAGGACAGCGTGGAGAACTCCGTCGCCTCTCCGGCGCGGGCGATCGGGATGCTCCCGAACCGCCCGAAGGCGAGCACCAGGGAGAACACGACGAAGGCGCTGGCCGCCAGGATGAAGGCCCACCCGAAGGTGGTGGTCACCCAGGTGAGGGCCGACCCGGCCACCTCCTCGACGGCATCGGTGAAGAGCACACCGAGCAGGCAGATCACGACGACCAACGCGACCGCGACGCCGAAGACGACCTTGTCGACGGACGCCCAGCCGCCCGGCCCGGAGTCCACCGGCAACGGGTCGGCCGGCGTCACCACCACGTGCTCGTCCGGTTGGTCGATGTCCATGGTGATCCCGCCTCTCGATCGGCCGGCGGACCTCGGGTCCGAGGACGCGTCGTCGGGACGGGCGACTGTGGCGGCACCGGCGGAAGTATGGTGGCACCCATGAACGGCGGCGGCGAGCCAGGGCTGGAGCACCACGACGGCGACACCGGGCGTATCCGTCTGGGAGGTCGCGGCGTGCTGCCGAAGACCGACCTGCGGGTGTCGGCCTACGTCGAGTGCGACGCGGCGAACGCGGCGATCGGCGTGGCGATGGCGGCCGCGCCGCTGCCCCGGGACGTCGCCACGATGCTGGTGAGCGTGCAGAACGACCTGCTCGACCTCGTCTCGGACCTCGGGGTGCCCGCCGTCGGGGCGCAGCCCGTGCAGTGCCGGATCGTGCCTGCTCACGTGGAGCGGCTGGACCGCGCCGTCGGATACTTCGCCGAGCAGGCCGGGGACCTCAGCGGCATGGTGCTGCCCGGCGGCACGGTGGGTGCGGCCCTGCTGTACCAGGCCCGGGCGGCGGTGCGGCGCGCGGAGGTGGCGGTCTGGCGGGCGATCGAGGCGCACCAGGACGACGTCAACCGGGACATCGGCCGGTACCTCAACCACCTGTCCACGCTGCTGTTCGTCATCGCCCGCGGCGCCAACGCCGAGATGGGTGACGCGGCGTGGGTGCCGGAGTTCTCCGTGCGGCCCGCACCCGAGGCCTCGGACGGCGAGGCCGCAGGCGGCCACTGAGGTCGCCGTCACCGCGCCGTGGGTCCAGGTGTGGCCCAAGGTTGGTTGGGGTAGCCTCACTAATGACTGCGAC
This window of the Georgenia yuyongxinii genome carries:
- a CDS encoding ATP:cob(I)alamin adenosyltransferase; protein product: MNGGGEPGLEHHDGDTGRIRLGGRGVLPKTDLRVSAYVECDAANAAIGVAMAAAPLPRDVATMLVSVQNDLLDLVSDLGVPAVGAQPVQCRIVPAHVERLDRAVGYFAEQAGDLSGMVLPGGTVGAALLYQARAAVRRAEVAVWRAIEAHQDDVNRDIGRYLNHLSTLLFVIARGANAEMGDAAWVPEFSVRPAPEASDGEAAGGH